The genome window GCCGCAATCGCTGCCCGGGCAAAACCCTGTTGGGAACCGGGAACACATCAGGGTTACCAGGCCGGCACCGTAGGTTTTTACATGGGTGAGCTGGTCCGGCGCATTGACCCGCAAAAACGCAGTCTTGGTCAATTTTTTCAAGAAGAGATTGCCCGCCCCCTGAGTTTGGAATTTTATATTGGCCTTCCCGACACGATACCAGCTGAGAATATTGCGCGAATAAACATGATCAATCCCCTGTTGGCTATTTTTAACATTAAAAAAATGCCCCCTGGATTGCGGAAGGCTGTTCTGAATTTTAATTCCCTGTTTATGAAATCTGCAACTATTATCGGGGGCTATAATCCTAACCAGAGGCAGACATGGCGGATTGAGCAGCCCTCCGGCAATGGAATCGGAACTGCCCGTTCAGTGGCCTGCCTGTACAGTCTATTGGCCCAGGGAGGAGACAAGATTGGGATTCGGCCGGAGACTTTTGCCCATCTCAACGTCTTCCCAGAAAAACCTGCCAAAGGTTATCTTGATATGGTGATGAATTTCGATACCCGGTATGGCTTGGGATTCATGAAACCGGATCCGATATTCAGCTTCTCACAAAATCCCAGGGCCTTCGGCTTCCTCGGCGCCACCGGCAGCTTTGCCTTTGCCGACCCGGAAAAGCAAATTGGCTATGCCTACTTTACACGTAAAATGGGTTATTATGGTGTAAACGACCCCAGGGAAAAGTGCGTCCGCGAAGCAATGTACCATTGCATTAATAAATTTCCCGTTTCCACCGAGGAAAA of Bacillota bacterium contains these proteins:
- a CDS encoding beta-lactamase family protein, with the protein product MQQAKISGEVLAGFEDVKSAFYNNFTRRGEIGAACAIFYKGKKVVDLWGGKREGDLDWERDTMTLIFSATKGIATTVLAKLHSQGLLDYEERISAYWPEFGQNGKQDITVRQLLTHQAGLVLLDKKLSIAELNNFEHTAAIAARAKPCWEPGTHQGYQAGTVGFYMGELVRRIDPQKRSLGQFFQEEIARPLSLEFYIGLPDTIPAENIARINMINPLLAIFNIKKMPPGLRKAVLNFNSLFMKSATIIGGYNPNQRQTWRIEQPSGNGIGTARSVACLYSLLAQGGDKIGIRPETFAHLNVFPEKPAKGYLDMVMNFDTRYGLGFMKPDPIFSFSQNPRAFGFLGATGSFAFADPEKQIGYAYFTRKMGYYGVNDPREKCVREAMYHCINKFPVSTEENQPKQKN